The Phoenix dactylifera cultivar Barhee BC4 chromosome 12, palm_55x_up_171113_PBpolish2nd_filt_p, whole genome shotgun sequence genome has a window encoding:
- the LOC103708849 gene encoding phenylacetaldehyde reductase-like encodes MAHRVPLTLILSYDCCSGLGTTRTKSLGQEPQSKRKQEERLEMSSEGRVCVTGGSGFIGSWVIRLLLERGYTVHATVKDLNDEGETKHLLGLDGASQRLRLFQIDLLDYTSILAAVQGTTGVFHLASPNRLSPVQDPQRELLDPAEKGTLNVLRAAQESRVRRVVVTSSMAAIFPNPSWPAGMVYNEDSWTDVDYCKKLELWYPVSKTLAERAAWEFAAKERLDVVVINPAVVLGPVLPPSINDSVAILLHLLQGREMELNNLYIGCVDVRDVALAHILLFEKPLAQGRHPCVEAITRWCDFVAKVAELYPEFKVPRHSEDKQPWLVRAESPSKKLMELGLHFRSMEQMIKNTVESLKGKGYL; translated from the exons ATGGCGCATCGCGTACCGCTTACATTGATCTTATCCTACGACTGCTGTAGCGGGTTGGGAACCACTCGCACAAAGAGCTTGGGTCAAGAACCGCAAagcaagaggaagcaagaagagagACTGGAGATGTCGAGCGAAGGGAGGGTGTGCGTGACGGGTGGCAGCGGGTTCATCGGATCATGGGTGATCCGCCTCCTCCTCGAACGTGGCTACACGGTTCATGCCACCGTCAAAGATTTGA ATGACGAGGGCGAGACGAAGCACTTGCTAGGCCTCGACGGGGCCTCGCAGCGGCTCCGCCTCTTCCAGATTGATCTGCTTGACTACACCTCCATCCTGGCGGCAGTCCAAGGCACTACTGGCGTCTTCCACCTTGCTTCGCCCAACAGGCTCAGCCCCGTCCAAGATCCTCAG AGGGAGCTGCTGGATCCCGCGGAGAAGGGGACACTCAACGTGCTCCGCGCGGCGCAGGAGAGCAGGGTGAGGCGAGTGGTCGTGACGTCGTCAATGGCAGCCATCTTCCCCAACCCGAGCTGGCCCGCCGGCATGGTCTACAATGAGGACTCGTGGACCGACGTCGACTATTGCAAGAAGCTCGAG CTCTGGTATCCGGTTTCAAAAACTTTGGCGGAGCGAGCCGCCTGGGAGTTCGCCGCGAAAGAGAGGTTGGACGTGGTGGTGATCAATCCCGCGGTGGTATTGGGTCCCGTCCTTCCCCCTTCCATCAATGACTCCGTAGCCATTTTGCTCCACCTTCTCCAGG GTAGAGAAATGGAGTTAAACAACCTGTACATAGGATGTGTTGATGTGAGAGATGTGGCGCTAGCTCACATACTGTTATTTGAGAAGCCACTGGCGCAGGGACGGCATCCATGTGTGGAGGCCATAACCCGTTGGTGCGACTTTGTAGCTAAGGTCGCCGAGCTCTACCCAGAATTCAAAGTACCAAG GCATTCGGAGGACAAACAACCTTGGCTGGTCAGGGCAGAGAGTCCATCAAAGAAGTTGATGGAACTGGGTCTTCATTTCAGATCCATGGAACAGATGATCAAGAATACTGTGGAAAGTTTGAAGGGCAAAGGCTACCTGTAG